Proteins from one Chitinispirillales bacterium ANBcel5 genomic window:
- a CDS encoding DUF2760 domain-containing protein: MNRFELAIRTFFWIFFNKKFREEILPFFEERPLEIAEKKPEIEEVPKEEEKPARSDAIALLSLLQREGRLVDFFMEPIDAYSDAQIGAAVRDVHRGCATVLDNSFGVEPVLDKQEGEEIEIVADFDPEKYRLTGNVSGNPPYKGVLRHHGWKASRCELPVWQGSDESVDIVAPAELELP, encoded by the coding sequence ATGAACAGGTTTGAGCTTGCAATAAGAACGTTTTTCTGGATTTTCTTTAACAAAAAATTCAGAGAGGAAATTCTCCCGTTTTTTGAGGAAAGACCCCTTGAGATAGCTGAAAAAAAGCCTGAAATCGAGGAAGTGCCAAAGGAAGAAGAGAAGCCCGCGCGCTCAGATGCCATTGCCCTTCTTTCCCTTTTGCAGAGAGAGGGGCGTCTGGTCGATTTTTTTATGGAGCCAATAGATGCCTACAGCGATGCTCAGATAGGCGCTGCGGTCAGGGATGTGCATCGGGGATGTGCTACGGTGCTGGATAACTCTTTTGGCGTTGAGCCTGTGTTGGATAAGCAGGAAGGGGAAGAGATTGAAATAGTAGCTGACTTTGACCCGGAGAAATATCGCTTAACGGGTAATGTAAGTGGAAATCCGCCCTATAAAGGTGTTTTAAGGCATCATGGATGGAAAGCAAGCAGGTGTGAACTGCCCGTTTGGCAGGGAAGTGATGAATCGGTAGATATTGTGGCTCCCGCCGAACTTGAACTTCCCTGA
- the groES gene encoding co-chaperone GroES, whose translation MNVKPMEDRVLLKAVPAEEKTSGGIIIPDSAKEKPQEAEVVAVGPGKSNDKGGKVEISVKKGDKVLYSKYAGTELEIEGEEYLIVRESDILAIV comes from the coding sequence ATGAACGTTAAGCCCATGGAAGACAGAGTACTGCTTAAAGCAGTTCCAGCAGAAGAGAAAACTTCCGGGGGAATAATTATTCCAGACAGTGCAAAAGAAAAACCTCAGGAGGCTGAAGTGGTAGCTGTCGGACCAGGAAAATCCAACGATAAGGGCGGGAAAGTAGAAATATCAGTTAAAAAAGGGGACAAGGTGCTTTACAGCAAATATGCCGGAACAGAATTAGAAATTGAAGGTGAAGAATACTTAATAGTGCGGGAAAGTGATATCTTAGCGATTGTCTGA
- the groL gene encoding chaperonin GroEL (60 kDa chaperone family; promotes refolding of misfolded polypeptides especially under stressful conditions; forms two stacked rings of heptamers to form a barrel-shaped 14mer; ends can be capped by GroES; misfolded proteins enter the barrel where they are refolded when GroES binds) — translation MSAKMISFDMDAREKLLNGVDTLANAVKVTLGPRGRNVVIEKSWGSPTVTKDGVTVAKEIELEDKFKNMGAQMVKEVASKTSDTAGDGTTTATVLAKVIAHLGIKNVTSGADPMALKRGIDAAVREVVKKLREDSRSVEGKKEIAQVGAISANNDKEIGDLLSDAMEKVGKDGVITVEEARGMETNLDVVEGMQFDRGYLSPYFVTNSESMEAVLEDPFILIYDKKISAMKDLLPILEKVSQMGKSLLIISEDVEGEALATLVVNKLRGTLKIAAVKAPGFGDRRKEMLEDIAVLTGGVLIAEDAGLKLENTTVDSLGKAKRVVIDKENTTIVEGSGKSSDIKGRINQIRKQIEDSTSDYDREKLQERLAKLAGGVAVLRIGAATETEMKEKKARVEDALHATRAAVEEGVVAGGGVALIRASSVLEKLKLNGDEQIGAEIIARACEEPLRMIAVNAGKESSVIANEVKKGKGAFGYNAYSDKFEDLIKAGVIDPTKVTRSALENASSIAGLVLTTECIVSEKPDKKEAAPAAPAGMPGGGMGGF, via the coding sequence ATGAGTGCAAAAATGATTTCATTTGATATGGATGCAAGAGAAAAACTTTTAAATGGCGTCGATACACTGGCTAATGCAGTGAAGGTAACCCTTGGTCCTCGCGGGCGAAATGTGGTGATCGAAAAAAGCTGGGGGTCACCAACTGTTACAAAAGATGGTGTTACTGTCGCAAAAGAGATAGAGCTTGAAGACAAGTTTAAAAATATGGGTGCACAAATGGTTAAAGAGGTTGCATCCAAAACAAGTGATACAGCAGGCGATGGTACAACTACTGCAACTGTGCTTGCCAAAGTCATTGCTCATCTGGGCATTAAAAATGTCACTTCCGGAGCAGACCCAATGGCTCTTAAGCGTGGAATTGATGCTGCTGTAAGAGAGGTAGTTAAAAAACTCAGGGAAGACAGTCGCTCAGTTGAAGGGAAGAAAGAGATCGCCCAGGTAGGCGCGATTTCGGCAAACAATGATAAGGAGATTGGTGACCTTCTTTCTGATGCTATGGAAAAAGTTGGTAAAGATGGAGTAATCACAGTAGAAGAGGCACGGGGTATGGAAACTAATCTGGATGTCGTTGAAGGCATGCAGTTTGACCGGGGTTATCTATCTCCATATTTTGTAACCAACTCCGAGAGCATGGAAGCTGTACTTGAAGATCCTTTTATCCTCATTTATGATAAAAAAATAAGTGCTATGAAAGATCTTCTCCCGATTCTTGAGAAAGTTTCTCAAATGGGCAAAAGTCTTCTGATAATTAGTGAAGATGTGGAAGGGGAAGCGCTTGCTACTTTGGTTGTAAATAAATTGCGCGGTACTCTGAAAATTGCAGCGGTAAAAGCTCCTGGATTTGGGGACAGAAGAAAAGAAATGCTTGAGGATATCGCTGTACTAACTGGTGGCGTTTTAATAGCAGAAGATGCTGGATTAAAACTCGAAAACACCACAGTGGATTCTCTCGGAAAAGCTAAAAGAGTAGTTATCGACAAGGAGAATACTACAATTGTTGAGGGGTCCGGAAAGAGCTCTGATATTAAGGGAAGAATCAACCAGATTAGAAAGCAGATAGAAGATTCCACAAGTGATTACGATCGCGAAAAACTTCAGGAAAGACTGGCTAAACTTGCCGGAGGTGTCGCTGTACTAAGAATTGGCGCAGCAACGGAAACAGAGATGAAAGAGAAGAAAGCCCGGGTTGAAGATGCCCTTCATGCTACTCGCGCAGCTGTTGAAGAAGGTGTTGTGGCCGGGGGGGGAGTAGCCCTCATTCGTGCTTCATCTGTGCTTGAAAAGCTCAAACTTAATGGTGACGAACAGATAGGCGCTGAAATAATAGCACGGGCTTGTGAAGAACCGTTGAGAATGATTGCAGTGAATGCAGGAAAAGAATCTTCTGTCATCGCAAATGAGGTAAAAAAGGGTAAAGGAGCCTTCGGCTATAACGCTTATTCAGATAAATTTGAAGACCTGATAAAAGCCGGGGTAATCGACCCTACCAAAGTAACCCGCTCTGCACTTGAAAATGCCTCAAGTATTGCAGGCCTTGTTCTTACCACAGAATGCATCGTTTCGGAAAAACCGGATAAAAAAGAAGCTGCACCTGCTGCACCGGCCGGAATGCCTGGTGGTGGCATGGGTGGTTTTTAA
- a CDS encoding zinc ribbon domain-containing protein — protein MAKQVVPCPYCGEDILSDASACPHCGSDERTGWSDQSYMDGIDLVDEEMYEEIRRKEFGTTKSSSTKVKLPWRTIIGALVLLAFILAIIL, from the coding sequence ATGGCAAAACAGGTTGTCCCATGTCCTTATTGCGGAGAGGATATCCTTTCTGATGCCAGTGCATGTCCCCATTGTGGCTCAGATGAGCGTACAGGCTGGTCTGATCAAAGTTATATGGATGGAATAGATTTGGTAGATGAGGAGATGTATGAGGAGATACGGAGAAAAGAGTTTGGAACTACTAAATCCTCCTCAACAAAGGTTAAATTGCCCTGGAGAACAATTATTGGAGCCTTAGTATTATTAGCCTTTATATTGGCTATAATTCTTTAG
- a CDS encoding BamA/TamA family outer membrane protein, translating to MIKKQEHLLFNYRIIMVVLVLFFTAHGQWRVRRVNFEGNREFLRRELLSIMEMRPQWPFNRIRYTDFRLRSDLDIIEAVYRGNGFLSVSVDSEVDRDSSRNTVTIMITIEEGPQTLISDVTLITQKQVLDSTVLGKLSSASEKPLKNSYLIRDRRKLRELLAQRGYQETLVETDIEYDTLDNKAAVKFTIKEGPLIEVGEIELDGVEKLRSRALKRELSFERGDTLTLSKIRNSERRLYRTGLLSYAAIEPVLNDTTEQRFYLPDSAYKINVAVNEADFFRIQAGFGYGTDDGFRSSLRSSYSNLFRLGHKLTLSGRVSQKVQRGEMIYSTPWLFRLPLFFDGSVYYNRYNDPDVYVGVFDGLRLGLSHETDNNITLRTWAKWENVRSIEAPQDDKLPLEIPGNPTHSLGLSVNYDTRNDLFSPTNGIFTLFETEVAGMLDRKSNQFLKFRFDTRFYSNYRATLFFSSALRTGWINPYGRSEEAPVQEQFFAGGRRTVRGFRENHLAVQSDGDPLKGNFYVVANILDFRFPLFWWFEGALFLDAGNVWRNLGDIKTPEDFFRKIRWAAGPGLRVKTPLMVVRFDAGFKLDRRSGESAWEFHIDIGQPF from the coding sequence ATGATTAAAAAGCAAGAACATCTTTTATTTAATTACAGAATCATAATGGTCGTTTTAGTTTTGTTTTTTACTGCTCATGGTCAATGGAGGGTGCGCAGAGTAAATTTTGAGGGGAATAGAGAGTTCTTAAGAAGAGAATTGCTAAGCATCATGGAAATGAGGCCACAGTGGCCTTTTAATCGCATTCGTTATACAGATTTTAGATTACGATCCGATTTAGATATAATAGAAGCAGTTTACAGGGGAAATGGCTTTCTTAGTGTATCGGTTGATTCTGAAGTGGATAGAGATAGTTCACGAAATACGGTAACTATCATGATAACCATCGAAGAGGGACCACAGACACTCATTTCTGATGTCACCTTGATAACTCAAAAACAGGTACTTGACTCTACGGTGTTGGGTAAACTCAGTAGCGCATCAGAAAAACCACTCAAAAATTCCTATCTAATCAGGGATAGAAGAAAACTAAGAGAGTTATTGGCTCAGAGAGGATATCAGGAGACTTTAGTTGAGACGGATATTGAATACGACACGTTAGATAACAAAGCCGCAGTGAAATTCACAATAAAAGAGGGACCACTGATAGAGGTAGGTGAAATCGAATTGGATGGTGTTGAAAAGCTTCGTAGTAGAGCTTTAAAAAGAGAGCTTTCATTTGAGAGAGGGGATACGCTTACATTAAGCAAAATTAGAAACTCAGAGAGAAGATTGTACAGAACCGGGCTATTAAGCTACGCGGCGATAGAACCAGTGTTGAATGACACCACCGAGCAACGTTTTTATCTTCCCGATTCAGCTTACAAAATCAATGTTGCAGTGAATGAAGCTGATTTTTTTCGAATTCAGGCCGGTTTTGGGTATGGTACCGATGATGGGTTTCGATCATCACTTCGAAGTTCCTATAGCAATTTGTTCAGGTTGGGGCATAAGCTAACCTTAAGTGGAAGGGTGTCACAAAAGGTTCAAAGAGGCGAAATGATCTATTCCACCCCCTGGCTTTTCCGTTTACCGCTTTTTTTTGATGGCAGTGTGTATTACAACAGGTATAATGATCCCGATGTATATGTGGGGGTATTCGATGGATTAAGATTGGGCCTAAGTCATGAAACGGATAATAATATAACTCTTCGAACGTGGGCTAAGTGGGAGAACGTTCGTTCTATTGAGGCTCCCCAGGATGATAAATTACCCTTGGAAATACCCGGAAATCCGACTCATTCGCTAGGGTTAAGTGTAAATTATGACACACGAAATGATCTTTTTTCACCTACAAATGGAATTTTCACCCTTTTTGAAACTGAAGTTGCCGGCATGCTTGATAGAAAATCAAATCAGTTTTTAAAATTTCGGTTTGATACAAGGTTCTATTCAAATTACCGCGCCACCCTTTTCTTCTCTTCTGCCCTAAGAACTGGCTGGATAAATCCTTACGGAAGAAGTGAGGAGGCTCCTGTTCAGGAGCAGTTTTTTGCTGGGGGTAGAAGGACTGTTCGTGGATTTAGAGAAAACCATTTGGCAGTACAATCAGACGGTGATCCCTTAAAAGGAAATTTTTATGTAGTAGCAAATATTCTTGATTTCAGATTTCCTCTGTTCTGGTGGTTTGAAGGTGCTCTATTTCTTGATGCTGGAAATGTGTGGAGGAATTTAGGCGACATAAAAACACCGGAGGATTTTTTTAGAAAGATACGATGGGCTGCCGGGCCAGGTTTAAGAGTGAAAACACCTCTAATGGTGGTGAGATTTGATGCCGGTTTTAAACTGGATCGGAGAAGTGGAGAAAGCGCATGGGAATTTCATATCGATATTGGGCAGCCGTTCTAA
- a CDS encoding translocation/assembly module TamB, whose amino-acid sequence MIKGRRLLFWSTLITGLFLGLLLFVSVVGYFLLLLPPVQQHVLRVSEDQLNGYFKGEISIERIETDLLSRVELHGVRAHGKDFSDSITVGKISVRYSLAALLRKTVRVRSFEVRDISANVLMNNEGIVLPFLPLQTETKHPSEPDTSKSDWKFILGTGRIVNLNAVYRDSSLEMLAEIRDAEAMVEFHQVDSFSVNLNVPSARFLSPWWSGTIDRIDCAALLTFNYIDVESLQISGSGSNVRGNGKITYSTEEDWDLYAEFASTLKPLPVLFSTLPELADTGYVQGEASWVGSFDNPVLNARLEAHELTYESYTLDSLLVRAVYGLDEKLKGTVRSKSKIGLITINGGLELKSLMSKPDFGKYWLTGLADRVNVNKLLNKWNITNEFLDETAQLNFDIQGSGIESFPEIIELEATVDSGFLDKHPLKVSANLNGKRWQLKTNWGENVLRGIGSLLDSDSLVVKGLFTADLNQPSLLSKYLINEAVYGNVFSRISLNGTLLNPEIDAFIKGDDISWRSSNLESVSASLSANGFDINSVYIGNASISGDISIDSLLPFLRIEHDIGGTVQVKGSVQGELYDPDMNMFINAKDFFFGDYAIQSLEAQVTAKGTDTLFLHNLLMQDNGVTVSGKGKVFLHPYLMSSIDAVVTGSKSGEYGNKGEISLNLSVPNDSLYINYSVSEIDMELLRPWLPVDLDLSAIIHSEGKIEGVMENPSMVLGVKASELVYDGNRLVDAELRAELHDSLLTVDSWISFFPAMEMNVSGEIPLKPGSGWKVDESEERNAWIVAKGDSLDMSAFELLFGDDFQVYGPTNFSLDAQFIDKSWNLAGDIFVSGGELKYLPENIHASEINVAAKLGGTIHKPLLSFDLNAGSLVTPWGQAEGILLRGITDHETVHVDSASISIVEDGHIDIRVKIPFSTFDSPLTSDGISGDFRVDQFPISFLSSLLPDYDLKQGVVNANGTFVTEGRRPLLNGDVIVENGEFSIPDIHPSIGSVNARIALNGDLVQLERLRARWGDGRVRGRGDISWNLGGVSSVDLNLRGTNLNLDLPDVVQLGIESANMNINSRNGNYVVGGRLSLGQTRYMRDVRISDVVEQIQIGQSLQRDPDPFLEKVILRVDIDLANNLQIDMNLGNIDIDGRVSVGGTVAEPAVSGELTVTNGYVLYLDRRFDITEGTIYNPDPFELNPNLNLRAEADVIAVSPNSPGGDPYLITMTLTGTLESPVFRFSSEPELNELDIISVLTLGQTFGSVGSDLGERLRSFATQQVAGFGARKLEQLLGLDRIDITGDIFGGNGDQSARVSITKRLSSRLIVTYETMVENLRDNKTTAHYRLTPNLYLEGQATSEGNSGLDLIFRFSR is encoded by the coding sequence GTGATTAAAGGCAGAAGGTTATTATTCTGGAGTACTTTAATCACTGGCCTGTTTTTAGGGCTGTTACTATTTGTAAGTGTTGTTGGTTACTTTTTGCTGCTTTTACCACCTGTTCAACAGCATGTACTTCGTGTTTCTGAGGATCAGCTCAATGGTTATTTCAAAGGTGAAATTTCCATAGAAAGAATCGAAACCGATCTTTTAAGTAGGGTGGAGCTTCATGGAGTCAGGGCACATGGTAAGGATTTTAGTGACTCAATAACCGTGGGAAAAATATCGGTACGGTATTCCCTTGCAGCTCTTCTACGGAAAACTGTAAGGGTAAGGTCTTTTGAGGTTAGGGACATTAGTGCTAACGTTTTAATGAACAATGAGGGGATAGTGTTGCCGTTTTTGCCGCTCCAAACTGAAACAAAGCACCCCTCAGAGCCCGATACCTCGAAGAGTGACTGGAAATTTATTCTTGGCACAGGCAGGATAGTTAATCTCAATGCTGTGTATCGGGACAGTTCTTTAGAGATGTTAGCTGAGATTCGTGATGCGGAGGCTATGGTGGAATTTCATCAGGTCGACTCTTTTTCGGTGAATCTAAACGTTCCATCAGCTCGGTTTTTAAGCCCCTGGTGGAGCGGCACAATCGATCGGATCGACTGCGCCGCATTACTTACCTTTAACTATATCGACGTAGAGTCATTACAGATCTCAGGTTCAGGTTCAAACGTCAGAGGTAACGGTAAAATTACCTATTCCACAGAGGAGGACTGGGATCTGTATGCGGAATTTGCAAGTACTCTTAAACCACTACCTGTTCTTTTCAGCACACTTCCGGAACTTGCTGATACCGGCTATGTTCAGGGTGAAGCATCCTGGGTGGGGTCTTTTGATAATCCGGTATTAAATGCAAGGCTTGAGGCTCATGAGTTAACCTATGAGTCTTACACTCTCGATTCACTCTTGGTAAGAGCAGTCTATGGTTTGGATGAGAAGCTTAAAGGTACTGTGCGTTCAAAATCCAAAATTGGCTTAATCACTATTAACGGTGGTTTAGAGTTAAAATCATTGATGAGTAAGCCTGATTTTGGAAAATACTGGTTAACTGGTCTCGCGGACCGGGTAAATGTAAATAAGCTGTTAAATAAGTGGAACATTACCAATGAGTTTTTGGATGAAACTGCTCAGCTTAATTTTGATATCCAGGGGAGTGGAATAGAATCGTTTCCAGAAATAATTGAGCTTGAGGCTACTGTAGACAGTGGGTTTTTGGATAAACACCCTTTAAAAGTATCTGCTAATCTAAACGGTAAACGATGGCAGTTAAAAACTAACTGGGGAGAAAATGTTTTACGGGGGATAGGGTCTTTGCTGGATTCCGATAGTCTGGTTGTAAAGGGTTTGTTCACTGCCGACTTAAATCAACCATCACTTTTATCCAAATATCTGATTAATGAAGCTGTTTATGGTAATGTTTTTTCTAGAATTTCGCTAAACGGAACGTTGTTGAATCCTGAGATAGATGCTTTTATTAAAGGTGATGATATAAGTTGGCGTAGCTCTAATCTTGAAAGTGTTAGCGCATCTTTAAGTGCAAACGGTTTTGATATAAACAGTGTCTATATTGGTAATGCTTCAATAAGTGGTGATATTTCTATTGATTCACTGCTACCTTTTTTACGGATCGAACACGATATAGGTGGAACTGTTCAGGTAAAAGGATCTGTTCAGGGTGAACTGTATGATCCGGATATGAACATGTTTATCAACGCTAAAGATTTCTTTTTCGGAGACTATGCAATCCAAAGTTTAGAAGCCCAGGTTACAGCTAAAGGAACCGATACCCTCTTTTTACATAACCTGCTGATGCAGGATAATGGTGTTACTGTATCGGGCAAGGGTAAAGTTTTTTTACACCCCTACCTAATGAGCTCAATCGATGCTGTGGTTACAGGGAGTAAATCTGGTGAGTATGGGAATAAAGGTGAAATCTCCTTAAATTTAAGTGTACCAAACGATTCATTGTATATAAATTATTCCGTTTCTGAAATTGATATGGAGCTTTTACGTCCCTGGTTGCCGGTTGATTTGGATCTATCTGCAATAATTCACTCAGAAGGTAAGATAGAAGGTGTTATGGAGAACCCTTCAATGGTTTTAGGTGTTAAAGCTTCTGAATTGGTGTATGATGGTAACAGGTTGGTTGACGCAGAATTACGTGCTGAACTGCATGATTCCTTACTTACTGTTGATTCATGGATTAGTTTTTTCCCCGCTATGGAAATGAATGTATCAGGTGAGATCCCTTTGAAGCCGGGCAGTGGTTGGAAAGTAGATGAATCAGAAGAACGAAATGCGTGGATTGTTGCAAAAGGTGATTCTTTAGATATGTCCGCTTTTGAATTACTGTTTGGTGATGATTTTCAGGTATATGGTCCTACAAATTTTTCTTTGGATGCACAATTTATCGATAAAAGCTGGAACCTGGCGGGAGATATTTTTGTCTCCGGTGGAGAGTTGAAGTATTTGCCTGAAAATATTCACGCATCGGAAATAAACGTAGCGGCAAAACTGGGTGGCACTATCCATAAACCTTTGCTTTCTTTTGATCTGAACGCTGGTTCGCTTGTTACACCCTGGGGACAGGCAGAAGGGATACTACTAAGAGGTATAACAGATCATGAAACAGTACATGTCGATTCTGCAAGTATTTCAATTGTTGAGGATGGCCATATTGATATCAGGGTCAAGATACCTTTTAGCACATTTGATTCTCCTCTGACTTCTGACGGTATCAGTGGAGACTTTAGAGTTGATCAGTTTCCCATTAGCTTCCTTTCATCATTGCTTCCTGATTACGATTTAAAGCAGGGTGTTGTGAATGCGAATGGAACTTTTGTTACAGAAGGTCGAAGACCACTTCTCAACGGTGATGTGATAGTAGAGAACGGAGAGTTTTCAATTCCTGACATTCACCCTTCCATAGGGTCGGTTAATGCCAGGATTGCTCTGAATGGTGATTTGGTACAGCTCGAAAGGTTAAGGGCTCGATGGGGAGATGGCAGGGTGCGGGGTAGGGGAGACATCTCCTGGAACCTTGGTGGAGTAAGTAGTGTTGATCTCAATCTAAGAGGGACTAATCTCAATTTGGATCTTCCTGATGTAGTTCAGCTGGGGATAGAATCTGCGAATATGAATATCAATAGCCGCAATGGAAATTATGTTGTAGGTGGTCGTTTAAGTTTGGGTCAGACTCGTTACATGCGTGATGTCCGTATCAGTGATGTGGTGGAGCAAATCCAGATTGGGCAGAGTTTACAGCGTGACCCTGATCCATTTTTAGAAAAGGTGATTTTAAGGGTAGATATTGATCTTGCTAATAATCTTCAGATCGATATGAACCTTGGAAATATAGATATTGATGGGCGTGTTTCTGTTGGAGGAACTGTTGCGGAACCTGCTGTTTCAGGAGAACTGACAGTCACAAATGGTTATGTATTGTATCTGGACCGAAGATTTGATATCACCGAAGGTACTATTTACAACCCAGATCCATTTGAATTGAATCCTAACCTTAATCTTAGGGCTGAAGCTGATGTAATCGCGGTATCACCTAACAGTCCCGGTGGGGATCCGTATTTAATTACAATGACTCTTACAGGAACACTTGAGAGTCCGGTGTTTCGTTTTAGTTCGGAGCCTGAACTTAATGAGCTTGATATCATAAGTGTTCTTACTCTGGGACAAACATTTGGTTCTGTTGGTTCGGACTTAGGCGAGCGTCTTAGAAGCTTTGCGACTCAGCAGGTTGCGGGTTTTGGTGCAAGAAAGCTCGAACAGCTTTTGGGTTTGGATAGAATCGATATAACGGGGGACATATTTGGAGGCAATGGAGATCAGAGTGCGCGCGTTAGTATTACAAAACGTCTTTCGTCTCGCCTTATTGTCACTTATGAGACGATGGTAGAAAACTTAAGAGATAACAAAACGACTGCTCACTACAGATTAACACCAAATCTGTATCTGGAAGGGCAGGCCACCAGTGAAGGTAACAGCGGACTTGATCTTATATTCAGGTTCAGCAGGTGA
- a CDS encoding CehA/McbA family metallohydrolase → MIFNDITDIVPLLLYSEIHFRFFKGFPSLLFKKEPEIIFDMPRRIMHGRSLPLVLILNDCDQYPIKISQVSVRVWWHNTPPTVYSFSDSQLKQYTYKHSLNNYSKIWYILLEVDFPPDTEIHLTASLEFKEGNGKKGSCVNKIIYNDNLPTSSKKPFRCYIASSSYPGQKFCSYGDLHSHSLYSRSHVEFGPPIGILDKVAAASGLDFLAITDHSYDLACNKDNYLKQDPSLSLWKLYQEEIQSHTFSTIIVPGEEISCLNSQNKVVHLCALNVKEYIPGTLDGARANTIFKKQLTVDEAVGQVQSQGGIAFAAHPGARSGLLQRLLLKRGDWSSNDLAKTQGIQAANGSFKKSWNRGKSLWVKLLQEGMRIPILAGNDAHGDFNRYRAIEKPFISVHEDFERYLGFVRTGIYDKCSNLKQLLSAIKKGKTFVTNGPFVCLSSTASEKDSVISTSPLKKVPPKLHIVASSTKEFGMIKQVKVLSGQTGSPNETTVFFRDYKHDCYMAREHFSTSDLPLNCYLRVEVKGATHNGHPVAAFTSACFIQKCP, encoded by the coding sequence ATGATTTTTAACGATATAACAGATATAGTACCTCTTCTGCTGTATTCAGAAATCCATTTTCGCTTTTTTAAAGGGTTCCCAAGCCTGCTGTTTAAAAAAGAACCAGAAATTATTTTTGATATGCCACGACGCATAATGCACGGTAGATCGTTGCCTTTGGTTCTTATTCTAAACGATTGTGATCAATACCCAATAAAAATTTCACAAGTTTCGGTACGTGTGTGGTGGCACAACACCCCCCCTACAGTTTATTCTTTTTCGGATTCTCAACTTAAGCAGTACACCTATAAACATTCACTTAACAATTATAGCAAAATCTGGTACATATTATTAGAAGTTGATTTCCCTCCTGATACGGAAATTCACCTCACCGCTTCTCTTGAATTTAAAGAGGGAAATGGTAAGAAAGGTTCTTGTGTCAATAAGATTATTTACAATGATAATCTGCCAACATCTTCAAAGAAACCCTTTCGTTGTTATATAGCGAGCTCAAGCTACCCCGGACAGAAGTTTTGCAGCTACGGAGACCTTCACAGTCACAGCCTCTACTCCAGGAGTCACGTTGAGTTCGGTCCTCCAATTGGTATCCTCGATAAAGTTGCTGCTGCAAGCGGACTGGACTTTTTGGCTATCACAGACCACTCCTATGATCTTGCCTGCAATAAGGACAACTATTTAAAGCAGGATCCATCACTTAGCCTCTGGAAACTATACCAGGAAGAAATACAGTCACACACCTTTTCTACCATTATAGTACCGGGTGAAGAGATCTCTTGCCTCAACTCGCAAAACAAAGTAGTTCATCTTTGTGCTCTAAATGTAAAAGAATACATCCCGGGAACTCTGGATGGTGCACGAGCAAACACCATTTTCAAAAAGCAGTTAACAGTCGATGAAGCCGTAGGTCAGGTTCAATCACAGGGAGGAATCGCTTTTGCCGCGCACCCCGGAGCGCGTAGTGGTCTATTACAACGATTGCTTTTAAAACGCGGCGATTGGAGCAGCAATGATCTTGCGAAAACCCAGGGTATCCAGGCTGCAAACGGCAGCTTCAAAAAATCGTGGAATCGTGGTAAATCACTCTGGGTTAAGTTATTACAGGAAGGTATGAGAATACCCATTTTGGCCGGCAATGATGCTCATGGTGACTTTAACCGCTATCGGGCTATAGAAAAACCATTTATATCGGTGCATGAAGACTTCGAACGTTATTTAGGTTTTGTGCGCACCGGCATTTACGACAAATGCTCAAACTTAAAACAGCTACTATCAGCCATAAAAAAGGGTAAAACATTTGTAACCAACGGTCCCTTTGTCTGCCTAAGTTCCACTGCGTCAGAAAAAGACAGTGTCATTTCAACCAGCCCGCTAAAAAAGGTGCCACCGAAGCTTCACATTGTAGCATCAAGTACTAAAGAATTTGGCATGATTAAACAGGTAAAAGTTCTAAGCGGTCAAACCGGTAGTCCCAATGAAACTACCGTTTTTTTCAGGGACTATAAGCATGATTGCTACATGGCAAGGGAACATTTTTCTACTTCAGACCTCCCACTGAATTGCTACTTAAGAGTTGAAGTGAAAGGTGCTACCCATAATGGACACCCTGTCGCGGCTTTTACCAGCGCCTGTTTTATCCAAAAGTGTCCCTGA